TTTTCTGAGGAACTACCTCCAATTCAGTGGTTTCTAAACCTACTACATGGTAGCTACGCAGGTTATCAATACAAACCTGCAAGTTGCACAGTTGGTAAGACTGATGTCATGATCAGTTTGTTTACTGTCATTGCTCAAAGATATCCAGGAGCAAGGCTTGATGATGTTCACCTCACTATATTGGCTAAAAATGCAGGCTTTCGGGGTGATATATTTATGGATATCACATCTACTAATAGAGTCCCTAGTCCTACAGAACTTGCAAGCGATCAACAACTACAATTTGCTTGGAAAGAACAGGTTTATAGATGGATTGCTGGATTATATGCTTTAGAATTTAACTATGGTAAACATTATGTTACGCCAATTTGTACTGCTTATTTTCCCTTTAATGTTGTATTAAACCCCATAACTTTTTTAAATCGATTTAGAAAAGCAGAAAAACTCACTTTAGATAATATATTTAAGAAAGTAGTGTTATTGTTATCTGCTGCCATAGCATTTATTCAAATCAAAAGAAAAGCATCAAATGAGCCTGATATTCTTCAAGGTTCTCAAGCTAAAGCTTCTTGGTAAAGTTTGAACTAGCTTGTAGGTATTATTGCAACCTTAATCACTTGACGTGCTTTCATATCCTGAAAGACTTGCTCTAAATCTTGTAATGGGCGCCGTTCGCTAATCAGCAACTCAAACGGAATCACGCGACTTGCTAGTAATGATAAAGCAGCACGCACGTATTTCGGAGTATTATGAAAAACACCTTTTAAAGTAAGTTCGCTGTAATGCAGTTGTTCTGTATTAACTGTAATTGTCGTATCTCTAGGACAACCACCAAACAAATTTACAGTACCACCAGGGCGCGCACAGGCGATCGCACTTTCCCAAACTGCAGGTATTCCCGTTGCTTCAATCACTACATCTGCACCCCAGCCTGCGGTGTGTTCTTTAACGACAGATGGCGTATCTTCAATTTGGCGATAATCAAAAGTTTTCGCTGCACCCAACTTTTGCCCAATTTGCAACCGCTGCTGATTTCCCCCAAACAACAAGACACGATTTCCTCGTTGGGCTAATACCCCAACAAACATTAGCCCTATTGCCCCATCTCCCAAGACAACCACAGTATTGTACTGTGACACATCAGAACGCGCAATCCCATGCAATACACAAGCTAGAGGTTCAGTCATTGCAGCTAATTCGTAGCTCAAGTCAGCAGGAACACGCAACATATTTCGTTGCACAATCGCCGCTGGAATTTTAAGATACTCTGCAAATGTCCCGTTGTTCCACGTTAGATTTGGGCAAAGCGAATATTCTTCACGTTGACAAAAAAAGCATTTCATGCAAGGAGCCGAATTATTCGCAACGATGCGATCGCCTACTTGCCAATTTTCTACACCATTTCCCACAGCTACAACCCGCCCAGATGCCTCATGCCCGAACAATGTTGGTAGCTGAAGCATTTTAGCATGATTTCCGCGACGCCAAACTTTTAAATCTGTACCACAAGTGGTTGCTACGGCTACCTGAATAACCACCTCACCTGCTGCTGGCGTGGGTTCAGCAACTTGTTCTAGACGTAAATCTTCTTGACCATAGAGTAATGCTGCTAGCATTAACTATTCGTATCTATCTTTCTACCCAATTCTACCAGGCACGCTACGCCTCAATTCCAGATTTGACAACTTGTTTAGGCTGCGATCGCTGTACGGCAACTTCTGATACTGGTAACTTACTCACAGCCAGTATTGGTACTTCTTGCCAGCATGACGTACAAAACCAGTACATTCCTCCCTGACGAGCGTGGCGCAGTAAAGGATTACCGCAGCAAGGACAGTTATTATTGGTATTCATAGCACTATTATCCCTATATTTAAAGCTGTTGATTGATTTTGCAATTAAGCCATAAAACTTGGCTTTTATTTTCAAGATAGCTAGTCTCTCTAGCGAACGTATCAAAAAAATTTCTTTCTTTTAATTGAGGAGTTAAAATCCAATGTGCTGCTTGCTGTTTTTTCATACCTCTCCTCTGCCAAGGTAGCAGAGCAAACGGTTTTTATAAGTAAGATTGATGAATTCACCTTAATTAACTGACTAATCTGTTAATATCTTTTCTTTTTGATTTGTAAATTTCAAAGTTTAAGCAGTAACAGCATTAGTATAAGTCTCTTTGCGGTATGATTCCACAATAAGGCTGATTATGGAATGTTCCCATCTATCCTAGGAATTATTCTTTGTGTAGCATCTATTCCCGCGATCCCCGTTACTAATAGCACTATTTAATATTGATTTTGCCTGCTCAAGAAAACTAAAAATGTTTTCTAAATATTTAGAATAAATAACCGAAAACATTCAAATTAAAGTTTTCTTTGCTCACTTATTATTCTATGAAAAACTATTTGTTTCCTTCGTTTAAATTACTAAGACACTGACGTTTTTTAATAAACAAGCACGCTATTTCTTTAAGTAAAAAAACATCTAATTAAATGAAAGTTGAAGGAAACTTTAGCTTAGACAAGTATATGTAATGCTTAAATTAACTCTTATCTGTTGTATTTAAAGCAAATTCAAAGCTAAATACTTATTTTCTTTCCTATGACGCTGCGATCGCCCTCAAGCCCAGGCTAACGGCTGTTAGCAGACGATCGTAACCAACGCTTGCCTCTCTTCCTATACACCTTCTTAGTTGAGTACTCTAGAGCTAACAAGTAAAATTACATTTTTTATTATTTGTTTACATTCGCTTATTACTGCTTCACATACTCAGTTTTACTTGTTTCAATAGCTCTGAAAAATTTATTAATCTTGACTGAAATTTTATCTTTACAAATTCTTTTTAAAACTACACTCAATGATGTTAATTAAGTAAAGGTGCTTGACCATTGACAAAATTTTGCAGCAGCACTGACACTATTTTTTCATGAATCAAATTTCGCAAAACTTAACGATTTTGCTAGCCAATGGCTAAAGATAGTGGGGTAATGGTACCACTACCCTAATCAGTATCCAACTAAGATGTAATTTCTAGTTTAGCTTCAAAATGGTATCTTTATGAAATCTAATATTGAAAACCAGCATCAGCCTCCTGCCTTGGAAATCAGTACATCGCGGCAATTCATATCTTGGTTATCTGAACAAAATGTCAGCCTTGCTTTTACAACCTATCAGACAGGAAAGTTATTTTTAATCGGTATAGCAAGCGATCGCCGTTTATCAGTATTTGAACGAACCTTTGAGCGCTGCATGGGGTTGTGGGCGAGTCCCGATCGCTTGTACACGAGTTCTTTGTATCAAATCTGGCGCTTTGAAAATGCCCTAGAATCAGGTCAATTACACAACGGTGGCTACGATCGCCTTTACGTTCCCCAAGTTGGATACACCACAGGCGACATTGATATTCATGACATTAATGTAGATAGTCAAGGTCGAGTCATTTTTGTTAACACCTTATTTAGCTGCTTGGCAACAATTAGCGATCGCTACAGTTTCATTCCCCTGTGGCAACCACCCTTTATTTCTCGACTCGCTGCTGAAGATCGCTGTCATCTTAACGGGTTAGCAATGGAAAATGGTCAACCCCGCTACGTTACTGCGGTGAGTCAAAGTGATGTTACCGATGGTTGGCGCGATCGCCGTCACAATGGTGGCTGTGTTATTGATGTTGCCAGTAACGAAATTGTCCTTTCTGGTCTTTCCATGCCTCACTCACCAAGAGTTTATCGCGATCAGCTTTGGTTACTCAATTCTGGTACTGGCTATTTCGGTACAGTTGACGTCAATTCTGGTAAATTTAATGCTATTACTTTTTGTCCTGGTTACTTGCGCGGACTCGCATTATGGGGAGATTACGCCGTTGTTGGTTTATCTAAAATGCGAGGCAACAAAACTTTTTCCGGACTACCCCTAGACGAAAACCTTGTCGCTAAAGATGTCGAACCGCGCTGTGGTTTACAAATCATTGATCTGCGTAGTGGTGATATTGTCCACTGGTTACGCATCGAAGGCATGGTAGAAGAACTGTACGACGTTGCCATCATTCCCAATGTCCGCCAGCCTATGGCACTAGGCTTTAAATCAGACGAAATCCGCCGCACAGTGACTATCGGTTCTTTGTAGAAGATGAGTGGCTAGTTGCTAGTGACTAGTGACTAGTTATACCGTGCTTGAAAGGTGCTACACGATCAAGCAAGGAGTAAGAGTGCAGAGGAGACTAAGAGACAGGGAGTTACTCGTTAAGAGTGTTGAGTTAAGAAAATTCTTCTAATTCAAAACGTGCTAAGGCACCGCTACGCTAACACGCATTCAAAACTAACCACTAGCCACTAGCCACTAACCACTAACTCCTAGCCAAAAGCCACCAGCCAGTAGCGACAATATTTTCACCTCTTAAAACTCTCCTGACTGCCATCAGCCAGCGATTCGTTTTTGTTTTTGCTCCCACCCAGGGATCGAGTGTTGTTGGAAGTTCAGTATTCAATCGTAAAGGAAGTTGTGCGGTAGAGAAAGACTGTGCATAAGCTGGTGTGAGAAAAGGTGCGTAAGCCTGTGCTTCAGGTGTTAGTTGCTTAATAAAAGCGACCATTGTCCCAGAGGCGAGTTGGCGCAGAGGTATTGTTTCATCTCCCCAACGTTCTTTAACCAACGTTCGCACACTTGCTGCACGTCCCAAATTACCAAGATCGCCAATACTCAAATGCGTACCACCGATCGCCGTAATCAGATATTTTTGACCCTGCAACTGATTAAACGGACGTAACTGATGATTCAGCACCGGAGTCACGGCATCTTCTGTACCTGCTAGCATTAATACAGGAACTGTTACTTGCGTTAAGCCCATTTTACCAAACAAATTACCAACCAGTGGGTTCAAAGCAACAATTTGTGCCACGCGGCGATCGCGTAAATTCAATCGTCGTTCTGGCAGATCAGCAGCAGCGCATTGTAACCAATCAGCGGGTGCTTGTCCTAACGCCGAAATCCCCCGACACGACTGCCGCACAGCGTCTAAATCTACCTCGCCTCCAGCCAATGCTAAAGCAGTGTAACCACCCAGTGAGTGACCAATCACCGTAACTTGCTGCGTATTAAACTTGCCTTGGAACCATCCAGGTTGCTGATTGTATCTTGCCAGTGTATTCAGGACAAAAGTGACATCCTGTGGACGATGAACAAACTCTTGCGCCGGAATGATTTCATTAGGATCGTTGGCAGCAGATACGCTTCCTAAGCGTTTGACACTACTTCCAGGATGTTCCAGTGCCGCAACTGTAAAACCGTACGAAGCTAAATGCTGCGCAGTCGAGGCAAAAAATCGGCGATCCGAACCAAAGCCATGCGAGATCACAACCATCGGTCCCTGAGAATTTACACTCGCATACAAATCTACAGGAATTGTGCGAAATCGCTGTCGGTCGGTGAGAAAGAGCGTCTGTTGCTGTACCGTTTGCGAACCACGAGTGGCTGGATTGAATCTTGGTAATTGAACATTACTGGTTACAGGTGCTAACTCGCGTTCCAGCAATGGACCGATCGCTTGACTTTGCCAATAAGTCGGATTAAACTGCAGTGCCAAACTCACCACAGCACTCGCATCAACTGTAATATTTTCCTCAGGATATGCTCGTAGCAAACTGATTGCACTCAGTCCGTTAAACTGCCGTGCTGCTAGTGATACTGTTGCTTGAAGTTGATCGACCGTTGTATTGGGAAGCGCTGCACTTACAGAATCAATCACTGTTTTTCCCGTAGGCGATCGCAACACCTGTGCCACAACTTTGTCAGCAACATTTGGGTCTACTTGAAGTTGACGATTCAAAAATTCACGGACTTGTGAATTTAAAATTGGCGTATAAAAACGTAGACTGCGCGGTACTTCCCCTGTTTTGGCAAAATGTTCCAAATCTGAAACAGCAACTTGTTGCTCCAATGGTCCTAACCGTAGCGTGACTCGTTCTGCCGCGAAAGCAGTAGATGTCATTC
The nucleotide sequence above comes from Gloeocapsopsis sp. IPPAS B-1203. Encoded proteins:
- a CDS encoding alcohol dehydrogenase catalytic domain-containing protein; the encoded protein is MLAALLYGQEDLRLEQVAEPTPAAGEVVIQVAVATTCGTDLKVWRRGNHAKMLQLPTLFGHEASGRVVAVGNGVENWQVGDRIVANNSAPCMKCFFCQREEYSLCPNLTWNNGTFAEYLKIPAAIVQRNMLRVPADLSYELAAMTEPLACVLHGIARSDVSQYNTVVVLGDGAIGLMFVGVLAQRGNRVLLFGGNQQRLQIGQKLGAAKTFDYRQIEDTPSVVKEHTAGWGADVVIEATGIPAVWESAIACARPGGTVNLFGGCPRDTTITVNTEQLHYSELTLKGVFHNTPKYVRAALSLLASRVIPFELLISERRPLQDLEQVFQDMKARQVIKVAIIPTS
- a CDS encoding TIGR03032 family protein, translated to MKSNIENQHQPPALEISTSRQFISWLSEQNVSLAFTTYQTGKLFLIGIASDRRLSVFERTFERCMGLWASPDRLYTSSLYQIWRFENALESGQLHNGGYDRLYVPQVGYTTGDIDIHDINVDSQGRVIFVNTLFSCLATISDRYSFIPLWQPPFISRLAAEDRCHLNGLAMENGQPRYVTAVSQSDVTDGWRDRRHNGGCVIDVASNEIVLSGLSMPHSPRVYRDQLWLLNSGTGYFGTVDVNSGKFNAITFCPGYLRGLALWGDYAVVGLSKMRGNKTFSGLPLDENLVAKDVEPRCGLQIIDLRSGDIVHWLRIEGMVEELYDVAIIPNVRQPMALGFKSDEIRRTVTIGSL
- a CDS encoding alpha/beta hydrolase encodes the protein MKFELRGHLLGSRQSWQLTQGLVCSITLAYGWGGMTSTAFAAERVTLRLGPLEQQVAVSDLEHFAKTGEVPRSLRFYTPILNSQVREFLNRQLQVDPNVADKVVAQVLRSPTGKTVIDSVSAALPNTTVDQLQATVSLAARQFNGLSAISLLRAYPEENITVDASAVVSLALQFNPTYWQSQAIGPLLERELAPVTSNVQLPRFNPATRGSQTVQQQTLFLTDRQRFRTIPVDLYASVNSQGPMVVISHGFGSDRRFFASTAQHLASYGFTVAALEHPGSSVKRLGSVSAANDPNEIIPAQEFVHRPQDVTFVLNTLARYNQQPGWFQGKFNTQQVTVIGHSLGGYTALALAGGEVDLDAVRQSCRGISALGQAPADWLQCAAADLPERRLNLRDRRVAQIVALNPLVGNLFGKMGLTQVTVPVLMLAGTEDAVTPVLNHQLRPFNQLQGQKYLITAIGGTHLSIGDLGNLGRAASVRTLVKERWGDETIPLRQLASGTMVAFIKQLTPEAQAYAPFLTPAYAQSFSTAQLPLRLNTELPTTLDPWVGAKTKTNRWLMAVRRVLRGENIVATGWWLLARS